A window from Leptospira meyeri encodes these proteins:
- the glnA gene encoding type I glutamate--ammonia ligase, with product MQFATPKFTSGKEVVEYAKKNGVIFYDFRFTDIKGMWHHVSYYVNSVDEDTFKGIPFDGSSIARWQPINASDMQLHPEISTAFLDPFTADKTLVMFCDVWDIYKKQYYEKCPRSIAKKALEFMNKSGIADTAYFGPENEFFVFDSLRVRDEINCQYYELDSNEGIWNTHSEIPGTNNTGKINFNSGHRPGTKGGYFPVAPIDSQVDLRAEFVKTLEAIGMETFVVHHEVAQAQGEIGVKFGTLIEAADNVQKLKYIVKMVAHKHGKTATFMPKPLFGDNGNGMHVHISLWKGGKNLFAGDKYQGLSDFAFNYVGGVLKYARACAAFTNASTNSYKRLIPGFEAPSILAYSAQNRSASCRIPFVSGEKAKRVEFRFPDSTANPYLAFASLLMAGMAGVAEKIDPGPAREEDLFELSLDEIREKGIRQMPHTLREAMEEMLAQREIFKQGDVFTENFLQTYQHYKFETEIWPWEGRPHPYEFLTTYSC from the coding sequence ATGCAGTTCGCAACCCCAAAATTTACTTCCGGAAAGGAAGTGGTTGAGTATGCCAAAAAAAATGGAGTCATTTTCTACGACTTCCGCTTCACGGATATCAAAGGAATGTGGCACCACGTTTCGTATTATGTGAATTCAGTTGATGAAGATACATTCAAAGGAATTCCTTTTGATGGATCTTCCATTGCTCGTTGGCAGCCTATCAACGCTTCCGACATGCAGCTACACCCAGAAATTTCTACGGCTTTTTTGGATCCGTTCACTGCTGACAAAACACTTGTTATGTTCTGCGATGTATGGGATATTTACAAAAAACAATACTATGAAAAATGCCCACGTTCTATTGCAAAAAAAGCATTAGAGTTCATGAACAAATCCGGGATTGCAGACACTGCTTACTTCGGTCCAGAAAATGAATTCTTTGTTTTTGACAGTTTAAGAGTTCGTGATGAAATCAACTGCCAATACTATGAATTAGATTCTAATGAAGGGATCTGGAACACTCACTCTGAAATTCCAGGGACAAACAATACAGGAAAAATCAACTTCAACTCCGGACACCGTCCCGGAACAAAAGGTGGATACTTCCCAGTGGCTCCAATTGACTCCCAAGTGGACCTCCGTGCTGAATTTGTAAAAACTCTAGAAGCAATCGGAATGGAAACATTTGTGGTTCACCACGAAGTTGCACAAGCACAAGGTGAAATTGGTGTTAAGTTTGGAACTTTGATTGAAGCTGCTGATAACGTTCAAAAGCTAAAATACATCGTTAAGATGGTAGCTCATAAACATGGAAAAACTGCTACTTTTATGCCAAAACCACTTTTTGGTGATAACGGTAACGGTATGCACGTTCATATCTCTCTTTGGAAAGGTGGAAAAAACCTTTTTGCTGGAGACAAATACCAAGGTCTTTCTGACTTCGCATTCAACTATGTTGGTGGAGTTTTGAAATATGCTAGAGCTTGTGCTGCCTTCACAAATGCATCAACTAACTCTTACAAACGACTCATTCCAGGATTTGAAGCTCCATCCATTCTAGCATACTCTGCTCAGAACCGATCTGCTTCTTGCCGTATTCCTTTTGTTAGCGGTGAAAAAGCGAAACGTGTTGAATTCAGATTCCCAGACTCAACAGCTAACCCATATTTGGCGTTTGCTTCGCTCCTTATGGCTGGTATGGCTGGTGTTGCTGAAAAAATCGATCCAGGTCCTGCACGTGAAGAAGATCTTTTTGAACTATCATTGGATGAAATCCGAGAAAAAGGAATCCGCCAAATGCCTCACACACTTCGTGAAGCAATGGAAGAGATGCTTGCTCAAAGAGAAATTTTCAAACAAGGTGATGTGTTTACAGAAAACTTTCTACAAACATACCAACACTACAAGTTTGAAACAGAAATTTGGCCATGGGAAGGTCGCCCTCACCCATACGAATTCCTCACTACTTACTCTTGTTAA
- a CDS encoding Cys-rich protein yields the protein MKKTNRLFSILALVLFTGALQAADFPKCKEACDKFYNCSIQVNPNATEEQKATLKRGCEFNCNRPKYYNKIAGCLTGGDTCKAFSTCIMKEMQANK from the coding sequence ATGAAAAAAACAAATCGTTTGTTTTCAATTCTGGCACTGGTATTATTCACCGGAGCCCTCCAAGCAGCTGACTTTCCTAAGTGTAAAGAAGCTTGTGATAAATTTTACAATTGTTCGATTCAAGTGAATCCCAACGCCACTGAAGAACAAAAAGCAACACTCAAACGTGGTTGCGAATTCAACTGTAATCGTCCCAAATACTACAATAAAATTGCAGGTTGCCTAACTGGTGGTGATACTTGCAAAGCTTTCTCAACTTGCATTATGAAAGAAATGCAAGCCAATAAATAA
- a CDS encoding motility associated factor glycosyltransferase family protein — protein sequence MSQIIDPISSEIFERKPYLQNYFRNFASENRWELGSAKKPGEYYVSLNGEPLSSSFSPLTQAIRLLDTYSLRPTDIVILFGLGNPHLIQKISETLAPGQILILIGDDETLIPVIWDKILIPVLQIPGRHLFSGEAFFPLFFNYLESLPIERVSGLKVIRNPTDTNRNPVFRELEEKTQTVFSAKMSDLLTKFEFERLWIKNSIWNLIHVGKKSPVRYPISSLKDKFQGLTAVLVSAGPSLRKNLPWLQLVRDKVFVLSCDTSLKVLIKAGIEADGVVTLDAQTNSFFHFMGESLRKIPLFADLVSSPTLLREPMFHSVVHSVTAKYQVDAEGTLVREVTAGGELAEQVFREVGDIQSGGSVATTAFDMLRFMGFTSVYFLGQDLAYSGREIHSTGTHHNEKWLTLLSRKNSLERINEVIIRKRETRFVPRAGGGDSVLTDYVLDLYRHWFEESANSVAEMKLFNVNEDGAEIAGIQSLSPKKARENLMGTPNHNYPWRELSIWKWDSMDESGIEKIPAKESSPSGTKWEKTKKQNEIPSYLLPNGSENLYRRIQKDLEFMEDGLKKFEEKTETLPFQESDIWIWMREESYLRRMVRKTEIYILRHKDLELVRKNQLMIQSIKKEIRYLKRSLYPMMDSFPEKG from the coding sequence ATGTCCCAAATTATCGATCCGATTTCCAGTGAAATTTTTGAAAGAAAGCCGTACTTGCAAAATTATTTCAGAAACTTCGCATCTGAGAACCGTTGGGAATTGGGGTCTGCAAAGAAACCAGGGGAATATTATGTCTCATTAAATGGGGAACCACTCTCTTCCTCTTTCTCTCCCCTAACACAAGCCATTCGACTTTTGGATACTTATTCCTTACGGCCTACTGATATCGTAATTTTGTTTGGGCTTGGAAATCCCCACCTCATCCAAAAAATCAGCGAAACATTGGCGCCGGGCCAAATCCTGATTCTCATTGGCGATGACGAAACTCTAATTCCTGTTATTTGGGATAAAATTCTAATTCCTGTTTTACAGATCCCAGGAAGGCATTTATTTTCAGGAGAAGCATTTTTTCCTTTGTTTTTCAACTATTTGGAATCCCTTCCGATAGAACGAGTGAGTGGACTAAAAGTCATTCGTAACCCAACAGATACAAATAGAAACCCTGTTTTTCGAGAACTTGAAGAAAAAACCCAAACTGTATTTTCAGCAAAAATGAGTGATCTACTCACTAAGTTTGAATTTGAAAGATTATGGATTAAAAACTCCATCTGGAATCTAATTCATGTAGGAAAGAAGTCTCCAGTTCGTTATCCTATTTCCTCACTAAAGGATAAGTTCCAAGGACTTACCGCCGTACTTGTGTCAGCTGGTCCTAGCTTACGAAAAAATCTGCCTTGGTTACAATTAGTCAGAGACAAAGTCTTCGTTCTCTCCTGTGATACATCCCTCAAAGTTCTCATCAAAGCAGGGATCGAAGCTGATGGAGTTGTCACACTCGATGCACAAACCAATTCGTTTTTTCATTTTATGGGAGAATCTCTTAGAAAAATCCCCCTTTTTGCGGATCTAGTGAGTTCCCCCACACTCCTCAGGGAACCAATGTTTCATTCCGTTGTCCATTCAGTGACAGCCAAATACCAAGTTGATGCAGAAGGAACTCTCGTTCGGGAAGTAACTGCTGGAGGTGAACTCGCTGAACAAGTGTTTCGCGAGGTTGGTGATATCCAATCCGGGGGATCTGTGGCCACCACTGCTTTTGATATGTTGCGCTTTATGGGATTCACCTCTGTATATTTTCTTGGACAAGACTTGGCGTATTCAGGAAGAGAGATCCATTCCACAGGAACTCATCATAATGAAAAATGGCTAACTCTCCTGAGTCGAAAGAATAGTTTAGAGCGGATCAATGAAGTCATCATTCGCAAAAGGGAAACTCGTTTTGTTCCGAGAGCAGGTGGTGGGGATTCGGTTCTTACTGACTATGTTTTGGATTTGTACAGACACTGGTTTGAAGAGTCTGCAAACTCTGTAGCGGAAATGAAACTTTTCAATGTAAATGAAGATGGGGCGGAAATAGCAGGGATTCAGTCGCTTTCGCCAAAGAAAGCTAGAGAGAATCTAATGGGGACCCCAAACCATAACTACCCTTGGAGAGAACTTTCGATTTGGAAATGGGACTCAATGGATGAGAGTGGAATCGAGAAAATACCAGCAAAAGAATCCTCACCTTCTGGGACAAAGTGGGAAAAAACAAAGAAACAAAACGAAATTCCTTCCTACCTTCTCCCGAATGGTTCCGAAAACCTATACCGAAGAATCCAAAAAGATTTAGAATTTATGGAAGATGGTTTGAAGAAGTTTGAAGAAAAAACAGAAACCCTGCCCTTTCAGGAATCGGACATTTGGATATGGATGCGGGAAGAGTCTTATCTAAGAAGAATGGTACGTAAAACAGAAATCTACATCTTACGTCATAAGGACTTGGAACTAGTGCGCAAAAACCAACTTATGATCCAATCCATCAAAAAAGAAATCCGGTATTTAAAACGAAGTCTTTATCCAATGATGGATTCATTTCCTGAAAAAGGATGA
- the plsY gene encoding glycerol-3-phosphate 1-O-acyltransferase PlsY → MILAAILLSYLLGGIPVGFLLAKKVRGIDIREHGSRNIGATNVGRVIGWKYGIIALFLDALKGAIPVVAASYIESPYSLTTTEILLGSVAILGHTFTPFLHFKGGKGVATALGVYMTLVPVVTVCAVVIFFIVYKISGFVSLGSILATLSMPIWYFGTTKFIPDSEYQPVIFFVLVATFFLISYSHRENIKRLVLGKELRAT, encoded by the coding sequence ATGATTCTTGCTGCGATCCTATTGAGCTACCTTTTGGGTGGCATTCCGGTTGGGTTTCTCCTAGCCAAAAAAGTTCGAGGGATAGATATCCGCGAACATGGCAGTCGCAATATCGGTGCTACCAATGTCGGCCGTGTCATCGGTTGGAAGTATGGGATCATCGCTCTCTTCTTGGACGCACTCAAAGGTGCCATTCCCGTCGTCGCCGCATCTTATATTGAATCACCATATTCTCTGACGACTACCGAGATTTTACTAGGATCTGTTGCCATCCTAGGACATACGTTCACACCCTTCCTCCATTTCAAAGGTGGGAAAGGGGTGGCCACAGCTCTTGGTGTGTATATGACTCTAGTTCCTGTTGTTACTGTTTGTGCGGTTGTGATCTTTTTTATAGTCTATAAAATTTCTGGATTTGTTTCTCTTGGATCCATTCTTGCTACTCTCTCCATGCCTATTTGGTATTTTGGAACTACAAAATTCATTCCTGATTCAGAATACCAACCAGTTATCTTTTTTGTGTTAGTTGCTACTTTTTTCCTCATTTCCTATTCACATAGAGAAAACATCAAACGTTTGGTGTTAGGCAAAGAACTGCGAGCTACTTAG
- a CDS encoding chromosome segregation SMC family protein: protein MHLKSLSIVGFKTFADETEITFDPGFTAVVGPNGSGKSNIVDSVKWVFGEKSAKGLRGEKMDDVIFHGTESRRPAGFSEVSILFDNDDHFFNIDYPSVKITRRLYPDGENEYYLNDIRTTRKDIEKTLLDTGIGKSSYSILEQGRVDQILNSKPEERRAIFEEAAGVSRFKLDRKEATKKLDDTNQNLLRIQDIMNSMVKDLEVKEKQSEKAEQYFKLKSDLDESDKNLRFLKLRDFKRRMKKSDEELLEIREKNKSILSLIQNETNLISEKETTKEAKEKEIAEIDKKLFDHLSKSQIQKEKIAKNKTFILEYELRIGEILSALETENQATIKLEVEKRGIELENERQREIQSTLQDEIQGLESKRVSLELSIKEEEKSIEEKEGRIQENEKRHINLRDKQKTVILELIQELENKKRESREGEEIRNADKADLISDLELYRNKLESALNRLGSSNVNDGISDLREIKLDLYSEKLTSFLKREDDFRNLLFDKDGILSKKESIDQEIEDLILENENLTRGIRDNQSNIILHRSHWEETRTQIVEFEKKLLESNSRLENQQKEIAVLDERIGEIEKRILGAKEQESVIREKKDSLEKEVEVLEKEIEESYQEFLSMSRILESEKETLQSLVEEISGIKSNITKNQEVFQNLLPLLSEKERTSSALKVQIDSLVEELYNDYSLTDSELETERGGLELDQKAEERRLRSAKSEIQLLGSINPLAIEEYRNIKEIYEHNLKQKTDIEGSKKDIEEVLKRINEESEKLFQETFEKIKQNFQETFSTLFNGGRATLELTEKEDSLNSGVEIMAEPPGKHVQNLRLLSGGEKSLTAIALLFAIYMVKPSPFCFLDEIDAALDEANKLRFCQILDRFKDKTQFIVVSHAQSTISRANAIFGVTNEEPGISKILSLRLDEAKSLSKQITQKTGTDN, encoded by the coding sequence ATGCATTTAAAGAGCCTAAGTATTGTTGGATTTAAAACATTTGCAGATGAGACGGAGATTACATTTGATCCCGGATTTACTGCTGTCGTCGGGCCAAATGGTTCGGGAAAATCAAATATCGTCGATTCAGTCAAATGGGTCTTTGGAGAAAAAAGTGCCAAAGGTTTACGCGGTGAAAAGATGGATGATGTCATCTTCCATGGAACAGAGAGTAGGCGACCTGCTGGATTTTCAGAAGTTTCGATTCTCTTTGATAACGATGACCATTTTTTTAACATTGATTATCCATCTGTAAAAATCACTCGCCGTTTATACCCTGACGGGGAAAACGAATATTACCTCAATGATATCAGAACCACAAGAAAGGATATCGAAAAAACCCTTCTCGATACAGGAATTGGCAAGTCTAGCTATAGCATTTTAGAACAAGGTAGAGTGGACCAAATCCTCAATTCGAAACCAGAAGAAAGAAGGGCCATCTTTGAAGAAGCTGCCGGAGTTTCCCGATTCAAACTGGATCGGAAAGAAGCCACAAAGAAACTGGATGACACCAACCAGAACCTACTGCGAATCCAAGACATTATGAACTCTATGGTCAAAGACCTAGAAGTTAAAGAAAAACAATCGGAAAAAGCAGAGCAGTATTTCAAACTTAAATCTGATTTGGATGAGTCTGACAAAAACCTGAGGTTTTTAAAACTTCGAGATTTCAAACGCCGAATGAAAAAATCGGATGAGGAACTACTCGAAATCCGCGAAAAAAACAAATCCATTTTATCTCTCATTCAAAACGAAACTAATTTGATTTCTGAAAAAGAAACCACCAAAGAGGCCAAAGAAAAGGAAATTGCTGAGATCGATAAAAAATTATTCGATCATCTTTCCAAAAGCCAAATCCAAAAGGAAAAAATAGCCAAAAACAAAACCTTTATTTTGGAGTATGAACTTCGGATTGGAGAAATTCTTTCGGCTTTGGAAACAGAAAACCAAGCGACAATCAAACTCGAAGTGGAAAAACGCGGGATCGAACTTGAGAACGAACGCCAAAGGGAAATTCAATCCACGTTACAAGATGAAATCCAAGGTTTGGAATCGAAACGTGTTTCCTTAGAGCTTTCCATTAAAGAAGAAGAAAAGTCCATCGAAGAAAAAGAAGGTAGAATTCAGGAAAATGAAAAACGCCATATCAATCTTCGGGACAAACAAAAAACCGTAATACTGGAACTCATCCAAGAGTTAGAAAATAAAAAAAGAGAATCGAGAGAAGGGGAAGAAATTCGTAATGCGGACAAAGCCGATCTTATTTCTGATTTAGAACTATACCGAAACAAATTAGAATCGGCTTTAAACAGATTGGGATCTTCCAATGTGAACGATGGGATTTCAGACTTACGTGAAATCAAACTTGATCTTTATTCTGAAAAACTAACTTCTTTTTTAAAAAGAGAAGATGATTTTCGAAACTTACTTTTTGACAAAGACGGAATCCTATCAAAAAAAGAATCCATCGACCAAGAGATCGAAGATTTAATTTTAGAAAACGAAAACCTAACAAGAGGAATTCGAGATAACCAAAGTAATATTATTCTACACAGAAGTCATTGGGAAGAAACAAGAACCCAAATTGTTGAATTTGAAAAAAAACTTCTAGAATCTAATTCTCGTCTGGAAAACCAACAAAAAGAAATTGCGGTTCTTGATGAACGGATTGGTGAAATTGAAAAACGAATACTGGGTGCAAAAGAACAAGAGTCGGTCATTCGCGAAAAGAAAGATAGTTTGGAAAAAGAAGTCGAAGTTCTAGAAAAAGAAATCGAAGAGTCTTACCAAGAATTCCTTTCGATGAGCCGAATTTTAGAATCTGAGAAAGAAACTTTGCAGTCGCTTGTTGAGGAAATTTCTGGAATCAAATCCAATATCACTAAAAACCAAGAAGTATTCCAAAACCTACTCCCATTACTTTCAGAAAAAGAAAGAACAAGTTCTGCACTCAAAGTCCAAATTGATTCCCTTGTGGAAGAGTTGTACAATGATTATTCCCTAACCGATTCTGAATTAGAAACGGAACGAGGTGGACTGGAATTAGACCAAAAGGCGGAAGAAAGAAGGTTACGATCGGCAAAGTCAGAGATCCAACTCTTAGGTTCTATCAATCCGCTTGCCATTGAAGAGTATCGCAATATCAAAGAAATTTACGAACACAATCTCAAACAAAAGACCGATATTGAAGGTTCGAAAAAAGACATTGAAGAAGTTTTGAAACGGATCAACGAAGAATCCGAAAAACTGTTCCAAGAAACTTTCGAAAAGATAAAACAAAATTTCCAAGAAACATTCTCAACTCTATTCAACGGGGGAAGGGCAACACTTGAACTTACGGAAAAAGAGGATTCCCTCAATTCTGGAGTCGAGATTATGGCAGAACCTCCTGGAAAACACGTTCAAAACTTACGATTGTTATCTGGTGGCGAGAAATCTCTCACGGCGATTGCCCTTCTATTTGCGATCTACATGGTCAAACCAAGTCCATTCTGCTTCTTAGATGAGATTGATGCGGCTTTAGATGAGGCCAATAAACTAAGGTTTTGTCAGATTCTTGACCGGTTCAAAGACAAAACACAGTTTATCGTAGTTTCCCATGCGCAGTCCACGATCTCACGTGCCAATGCCATCTTTGGAGTCACAAACGAAGAACCAGGAATCTCAAAAATCCTTTCCCTTCGTTTGGATGAGGCCAAATCTCTCTCCAAACAAATCACTCAAAAGACCGGAACTGACAACTAA
- a CDS encoding response regulator transcription factor: MKPRILLVEDDEGLGETLKERLEQDRYRVWWAKTVSEAETLFSPNQFDLVVLDLRLPDGNGFQLAEGFLSKEKDLPFLFLTAQAGAQERLRGFELGAAEFIPKPFHLKEFLIRLERVVAQTRPHFGQKWKMNQTEIHLDSFLVKREDGSSVLLSKRDCALLALLLSDVRKVFSRSEILDNIVGEESFPTERTIDNAIVRLRDALGEESIRNVRGVGYQWVAEVFPLK; the protein is encoded by the coding sequence ATGAAACCAAGAATTTTGCTCGTGGAAGATGACGAGGGTCTCGGCGAAACATTAAAAGAACGGTTAGAACAAGACCGCTACAGAGTTTGGTGGGCAAAAACGGTTTCCGAAGCAGAAACGTTATTTTCTCCGAACCAATTTGATTTAGTAGTTCTAGATTTACGACTTCCTGATGGAAATGGATTTCAATTGGCGGAAGGTTTTTTATCCAAAGAAAAAGACCTCCCCTTCTTATTTTTAACAGCCCAGGCTGGTGCCCAAGAAAGACTTCGTGGATTCGAATTAGGAGCAGCTGAATTCATCCCCAAACCTTTCCATTTAAAAGAATTCCTTATCCGCTTGGAACGAGTGGTGGCGCAAACTCGCCCGCATTTTGGCCAAAAATGGAAAATGAACCAAACGGAAATCCACTTGGATTCTTTCCTTGTGAAAAGGGAAGATGGGTCTTCTGTTTTACTTTCAAAAAGGGACTGTGCACTCCTTGCGCTCCTCCTTTCCGATGTAAGAAAGGTCTTTAGTCGTTCTGAAATTTTGGACAATATTGTGGGAGAAGAAAGTTTTCCCACAGAAAGAACCATCGACAATGCCATTGTAAGGCTTCGGGATGCTCTGGGGGAAGAATCCATTCGCAATGTGCGGGGTGTCGGTTACCAATGGGTCGCCGAGGTCTTCCCTTTAAAATAG
- a CDS encoding PP2C family protein-serine/threonine phosphatase, whose protein sequence is MSSRKPDYGRYQHLESFIHLSKDAIWCYELDIPMPISLSLEEQMEYVWNHSVIRESNLAMAKFYGYHSVHEIVGKYLKDLVTLKSVFLLRKFIEGTYQLENYEYIVELSDGNQRVFLMNSHGQVEDGHLLRIWGQQIEISSIRESEVKLSGLLRFSQIVTEVSKTFVHTKAEFVSDAIQFALEELGKYSRADRVFAAEISSDKQFLSVTHEWVLEGIPSLLSVGTKLPIAKMNPERLGILASDGVIHIADTQLMVDEPWHLDLFKRAEVRSILVVGLRDEGSVIGILGITTYEQIGNWSEETKQLLGLVAGFISQGLVRAKNEIKLMKKEKILQRFYSDVKEDLALAKLTQEAWVAKDFGEIQNIKIQSRFLPYDEIGGDLILYERLSEDCIDIFFGDISGHGISSALVSGIAAVSFKKHSKLESSPSAILSAMHLELKTIVFKHHISACVLRLYPKERRVEFSFAGHPPVVFWKHDERVMKLVKDEMYPILLLDHWEGKTISKIFEPGDRLLLYSDGIYELEEEAGGYIGLDVFLQELSEMISVSETTDTLLKKLIANCLIDKERIIHDDIAVLFMEF, encoded by the coding sequence ATGAGTTCTCGAAAACCGGATTATGGTCGTTACCAACATTTAGAGAGCTTCATCCACCTTTCCAAAGATGCCATCTGGTGTTACGAATTAGACATTCCGATGCCCATTTCTCTTTCCTTGGAAGAGCAGATGGAATACGTTTGGAACCACAGTGTGATCCGGGAAAGTAATTTGGCCATGGCAAAGTTTTATGGATACCATTCCGTCCATGAGATTGTCGGAAAGTATCTAAAGGATCTCGTCACTCTAAAGAGTGTATTTTTACTTCGCAAATTCATTGAAGGCACATACCAATTAGAAAATTACGAATACATTGTTGAATTGTCAGATGGAAACCAAAGGGTTTTTTTGATGAACTCGCATGGGCAAGTGGAGGATGGACACCTCCTTCGAATCTGGGGCCAACAAATTGAAATCTCTTCCATTCGTGAGTCCGAGGTTAAACTTTCCGGATTGTTACGATTTTCACAAATTGTCACAGAAGTATCCAAAACCTTTGTTCATACAAAAGCTGAATTTGTTTCTGATGCCATCCAGTTCGCCTTAGAAGAATTGGGGAAATACTCTCGTGCGGACAGAGTATTTGCTGCTGAAATTTCATCGGATAAACAGTTTTTATCAGTCACACATGAATGGGTATTAGAAGGTATCCCTTCTTTGCTTTCCGTGGGTACAAAACTTCCCATTGCAAAAATGAATCCAGAACGCCTCGGGATTCTCGCTTCTGATGGGGTGATTCACATAGCCGATACTCAGTTGATGGTGGATGAACCTTGGCATTTGGATCTTTTTAAACGAGCAGAGGTTCGTTCGATTCTTGTCGTCGGTTTACGAGATGAAGGGAGTGTGATTGGCATTCTTGGAATTACAACGTATGAACAAATTGGAAATTGGTCAGAGGAAACAAAGCAGTTGTTAGGTTTGGTTGCTGGGTTTATTTCGCAAGGTTTAGTTCGAGCAAAAAATGAAATCAAACTGATGAAAAAAGAAAAAATCTTACAAAGGTTTTATTCTGATGTCAAAGAGGATTTGGCACTTGCCAAGTTAACCCAAGAGGCATGGGTTGCCAAAGATTTTGGTGAAATTCAAAATATAAAGATTCAATCTCGGTTTTTGCCATACGATGAAATTGGCGGTGACCTGATTTTATATGAAAGACTTAGCGAAGATTGTATTGATATTTTTTTCGGAGATATTTCGGGTCATGGAATTTCTTCAGCTCTTGTTTCTGGGATTGCTGCCGTATCATTTAAGAAACATTCAAAACTAGAATCCAGTCCCTCTGCCATTTTATCGGCCATGCATTTGGAACTAAAAACCATTGTATTCAAACATCATATCTCTGCATGTGTGCTTCGTCTTTATCCTAAAGAAAGAAGAGTAGAGTTTAGTTTTGCGGGTCATCCTCCGGTTGTATTTTGGAAACATGATGAACGTGTCATGAAACTTGTGAAAGATGAAATGTATCCCATCCTTTTACTGGATCATTGGGAAGGAAAAACTATTTCAAAAATATTTGAGCCTGGGGACCGTTTGCTTTTGTATTCTGATGGAATTTATGAATTAGAAGAGGAGGCCGGTGGTTACATTGGTCTTGATGTTTTTTTACAAGAACTTTCTGAGATGATTTCTGTTTCTGAAACCACCGATACCTTACTGAAAAAATTGATCGCCAATTGTCTAATTGACAAGGAACGAATCATTCATGATGACATCGCTGTTTTGTTTATGGAGTTTTAA
- the der gene encoding ribosome biogenesis GTPase Der codes for MKGLPVVTIVGRQNVGKSTLFNAILRAQSAITENTAGVTRDVLQKTVERSEFKIPFTLSDTPGLDIENIDEISKEIIDIAFEHLRNSDLILHVIDHKDLRKYDHKLIDLFKKDDILKDKMVLTLINKVDTEQDEYDLEPFYKLGLNELLPISALGRRNFDLLYQKINFFLPDKIKMPEDPYCKIAIIGKPNSGKSSLLNTFLGYKRAVVSDVPGTTRDSVSDQFYFQNHKLEIIDTAGIRRKSKTGESLEFYSYKRTLHSLGEADVVVLLVDAMKGLGEFDKKIFGEIQELGKPMIVAVNKWDLVPEKESNSWKHYKDRMEAKLSILKERPLISLSAKEKVRTHKLLESVIALYEKSQKKLTTRALNDWLSKWGGKNKVQKASNRPPKVYYATQVSQIPFKILFFVNDTKLFPSNILSFYRKSIVAEFGLDGLSVEIELRNRNEGKEGKE; via the coding sequence ATGAAAGGACTTCCAGTGGTCACCATTGTTGGTAGACAAAACGTGGGTAAGTCCACACTATTCAACGCAATTCTTCGCGCACAGAGTGCCATCACAGAAAATACAGCCGGTGTCACAAGAGACGTTTTACAAAAAACAGTGGAAAGGTCCGAATTTAAAATTCCGTTCACTTTGTCTGATACACCAGGTTTAGATATTGAAAATATTGATGAAATTTCCAAAGAAATCATCGACATTGCTTTTGAACATTTACGAAATTCGGATCTCATCCTTCATGTGATCGATCATAAAGACTTACGTAAGTATGATCATAAACTCATCGATTTATTCAAAAAAGATGATATTCTAAAAGATAAAATGGTTCTTACTCTCATCAATAAGGTTGATACCGAACAAGATGAATATGACTTGGAACCATTTTACAAACTGGGTTTGAATGAACTTCTACCCATTTCAGCTCTTGGGCGTAGAAATTTTGACCTGCTTTACCAAAAGATAAATTTTTTCCTTCCAGACAAAATCAAAATGCCGGAAGATCCGTATTGCAAAATTGCGATCATAGGAAAACCTAACTCGGGTAAGTCGTCACTACTCAATACCTTTCTTGGTTACAAACGTGCTGTGGTGAGTGATGTGCCGGGAACCACTAGAGATTCTGTTTCCGATCAGTTCTATTTTCAGAACCATAAATTGGAAATTATTGATACAGCCGGGATTCGCAGAAAATCCAAAACCGGTGAAAGTTTAGAATTTTATTCCTACAAACGAACCCTTCACAGTTTGGGAGAAGCGGATGTAGTAGTCCTTCTCGTAGATGCCATGAAAGGCCTGGGTGAATTTGATAAAAAGATATTTGGGGAAATCCAGGAGCTTGGAAAACCCATGATTGTAGCTGTGAACAAATGGGATTTGGTTCCCGAAAAAGAATCAAATTCTTGGAAACACTACAAAGACCGGATGGAAGCCAAACTTTCGATTTTGAAGGAACGCCCTCTCATTTCTCTTTCTGCCAAAGAGAAAGTCCGCACCCACAAACTACTAGAATCGGTGATCGCCCTCTATGAAAAGTCACAGAAAAAGCTCACTACCCGTGCCTTAAATGACTGGTTAAGCAAATGGGGAGGAAAAAATAAGGTTCAGAAGGCATCGAACCGACCTCCAAAGGTATATTACGCCACGCAAGTGTCCCAGATTCCTTTTAAAATACTATTCTTTGTTAACGATACGAAACTCTTTCCGTCAAATATTCTAAGCTTTTACCGAAAGAGTATAGTAGCGGAGTTTGGACTGGATGGCCTGTCAGTCGAGATCGAACTTCGTAACAGAAACGAGGGTAAGGAGGGCAAGGAATGA